From the Roseibium sp. HPY-6 genome, one window contains:
- a CDS encoding twin-arginine translocation pathway signal, with protein MTIDLITRRTLLAAGGAAAVTGVSGLLVPASAQGLAPTRSMRGGSNNYRPGAPIVDRIGGGGFWMSGTVRRAGDGAPLAGQRIQIWAHTTEGHERDARSHGATLTDANGVFRLEMPQIVPAFGQPHAHLAYDSEDFETVFLRPIMSSSKDTSLEAHFVLQPA; from the coding sequence ATGACAATTGACCTGATCACCCGCCGTACGCTTCTGGCCGCTGGTGGCGCCGCTGCAGTCACCGGGGTGTCCGGGCTTCTTGTCCCGGCCAGTGCGCAAGGCCTTGCCCCGACACGCTCCATGCGTGGCGGTTCAAACAATTATCGCCCGGGTGCGCCCATCGTTGACCGCATCGGTGGCGGCGGCTTCTGGATGTCCGGAACAGTGCGCCGTGCAGGTGACGGGGCTCCACTGGCCGGCCAGCGTATCCAGATATGGGCGCATACAACCGAAGGCCATGAACGCGATGCACGCAGTCACGGCGCAACACTGACCGATGCAAATGGCGTGTTCAGGCTGGAAATGCCGCAGATCGTGCCGGCATTCGGACAGCCGCACGCACACTTGGCTTATGATAGCGAAGACTTTGAAACGGTTTTTCTCCGGCCCATCATGTCAAGCTCGAAGGACACCAGCCTGGAAGCCCATTTCGTTCTGCAGCCAGCCTGA
- a CDS encoding ferric reductase-like transmembrane domain-containing protein: MRRLRAILIWSALAAVILVPLAAAAASPLLQWRQPVYIAAGFAGIAAMALLLVQPLLVGGYLPGLASLRGRKVHRRVGVALVAAVVIHVGGLWITSPPDVIDALLFRSPTPFSLWGVIAMWAVFAAALIAFLRRRLRLRPRTWRQAHTLLALVIVSGSIAHALLIEGTMETATKVGLCVLVIVAFLKVVTDLKVWSARVKRDT; the protein is encoded by the coding sequence ATGCGCAGATTGCGCGCGATCCTGATCTGGAGTGCCCTTGCAGCCGTCATTCTGGTGCCGTTGGCCGCAGCCGCGGCCAGCCCGCTGCTGCAATGGCGGCAGCCGGTCTATATTGCAGCCGGTTTTGCCGGCATCGCGGCAATGGCGCTGTTGCTGGTTCAACCGCTTCTTGTTGGAGGATACCTGCCGGGTCTTGCATCCCTTCGCGGACGCAAAGTACATCGCAGGGTCGGCGTTGCGCTCGTTGCTGCCGTCGTGATCCATGTCGGCGGACTTTGGATCACCAGTCCACCGGACGTGATCGACGCTCTATTGTTCAGGTCGCCGACACCGTTTTCGCTTTGGGGCGTGATTGCCATGTGGGCGGTCTTTGCCGCCGCGCTTATTGCATTCTTGCGCCGCCGCCTGCGTCTTCGCCCACGCACCTGGCGCCAGGCCCACACACTTCTTGCCCTGGTGATTGTCAGCGGCAGCATCGCCCATGCCCTTTTGATCGAAGGGACCATGGAAACGGCAACCAAAGTCGGGCTTTGTGTTCTGGTGATTGTTGCCTTTTTGAAGGTGGTCACCGACCTGAAAGTCTGGTCAGCGCGAGTGAAGAGGGATACCTGA
- a CDS encoding DUF6798 domain-containing protein: MIATTSHEQSVSVSSDARLKLLSLVLAVVAAFVLFSHFGESAAVWPATDNLPAVCRLLDTACLKGDFFTDASASLNPRNPIAYVLMTLSKLSGGGAQGGLSVLNTLVLVLLPIVSTVFIWAAIKTHLSPGTNAHSDRLKETLALVFAPLLFVALAGGVGDAFLIAGWYPVRLIATAQDFSLMLSLAGVLLIWQRRVIAGPFLIFVAGIFHPVMALYTVVFSTIVLSRWKIAQDMRYCAGLLAALAAAVFVKVTFAVSTPIDTQTFVDIYVKERHPHHYLPSEYGASGNADWVVSFALLIAALAIVAVLLVRMKNRAWRNTLIAALSYAGAIAAQYVLVELYPIKSIAALGPARYSMFGLWFLMIFGAVALIETAMRDLRQKNAEHKLIGFSDQLLRRVGSLSWAVVSVPFVLLAMAAAYNVSVSSHFDSDTDGFEEVIAFAGNETGKDDVFILPANSPGIEFRLAADRAVFVGKAFPFSEDHFVEWMERFASVYGTSSSLASYPGLMIWGKQASLYRSHTPGSFVRFADQRKIDWVVIEKDFSTKFENCKPSFVNETYLLYAIENLKTCRQDHVASQ; encoded by the coding sequence ATGATAGCCACGACAAGCCACGAGCAGTCCGTCAGCGTTTCGAGCGATGCCCGCCTGAAGCTTTTGTCCCTGGTGTTGGCCGTCGTCGCTGCCTTTGTCTTGTTTTCCCACTTTGGTGAATCTGCTGCCGTTTGGCCGGCGACGGACAATCTGCCGGCGGTTTGCAGGTTGCTCGATACTGCCTGCCTTAAAGGCGACTTTTTCACAGATGCCAGCGCGAGTTTGAACCCGCGGAACCCGATCGCCTATGTGCTGATGACGCTTTCGAAACTGTCCGGTGGTGGCGCCCAGGGTGGGCTCTCGGTTTTGAACACGCTTGTTCTGGTGCTTTTGCCCATTGTCTCGACCGTCTTCATCTGGGCGGCCATCAAAACGCATCTGTCGCCTGGGACGAACGCTCATTCGGATCGTCTGAAAGAAACGCTGGCTCTGGTGTTCGCGCCGCTTTTATTTGTAGCGCTGGCCGGCGGGGTAGGGGACGCGTTTCTAATCGCAGGCTGGTACCCGGTCAGGCTGATCGCAACGGCGCAGGACTTTTCCCTGATGTTGTCTTTGGCGGGCGTTCTTCTGATTTGGCAGCGCAGGGTGATTGCCGGGCCGTTCCTCATTTTTGTCGCCGGCATTTTCCATCCGGTGATGGCGCTCTACACCGTGGTGTTTTCGACCATTGTGCTCAGCCGATGGAAAATCGCGCAGGATATGCGCTATTGCGCAGGCCTTCTTGCCGCGCTGGCCGCAGCTGTGTTCGTCAAAGTGACTTTTGCCGTTTCAACTCCAATCGACACGCAGACCTTTGTCGATATCTATGTCAAAGAACGCCATCCCCACCATTATCTGCCGTCTGAGTATGGTGCTTCCGGGAACGCCGACTGGGTGGTTTCCTTTGCGCTTCTGATCGCTGCGCTCGCGATTGTCGCTGTTTTGCTTGTTCGAATGAAAAACCGGGCGTGGCGGAACACGTTGATCGCAGCCCTTTCCTACGCCGGTGCAATCGCTGCGCAATATGTGCTTGTCGAACTTTATCCCATCAAGAGCATCGCCGCGCTCGGGCCCGCCCGCTATTCGATGTTCGGGCTCTGGTTTTTGATGATATTCGGAGCCGTCGCGCTGATCGAGACCGCGATGCGGGACCTCAGGCAGAAAAATGCTGAACACAAGTTGATTGGGTTTTCCGATCAGCTTTTGCGGCGCGTTGGCTCCCTTTCCTGGGCGGTTGTCTCGGTTCCCTTTGTCCTGCTCGCCATGGCCGCGGCCTATAATGTGTCGGTGTCCAGTCACTTCGACAGCGACACGGACGGGTTTGAGGAGGTCATCGCCTTTGCCGGGAACGAGACCGGCAAGGACGATGTCTTCATCCTTCCTGCAAACAGCCCGGGTATTGAGTTCCGCCTGGCAGCTGATCGAGCCGTCTTCGTTGGAAAGGCCTTTCCCTTTTCTGAAGACCACTTCGTGGAATGGATGGAGAGATTTGCCTCCGTCTACGGTACGTCGTCGTCGCTCGCGTCCTATCCGGGGCTCATGATCTGGGGCAAGCAGGCGAGCCTTTACCGGAGCCACACACCGGGATCCTTTGTGCGGTTTGCCGACCAGCGTAAGATCGACTGGGTTGTGATCGAAAAAGACTTCTCCACGAAATTCGAGAATTGCAAGCCGTCCTTTGTGAACGAGACGTATCTGCTCTACGCGATCGAAAACCTGAAGACCTGCCGTCAGGATCACGTTGCAAGCCAGTGA
- a CDS encoding PilZ domain-containing protein: MPDIKETNEQPTAKQEEGQNERARRMRALKKGKLIFNRGLRSVPCIVRNLSETGAKLEFEQAYLLPHEFVLQIDLEDFEVTCERRWEDGLRCGVEFTSEKRSVGKLRAQILKSSDEALKEEIDELRDSPDNYFSRKRVLDAQKQSAHEQPTRTARPSASSKPGFGRRR, translated from the coding sequence ATGCCCGACATAAAAGAAACAAACGAGCAGCCCACCGCAAAACAAGAAGAAGGCCAGAACGAGCGTGCCCGCAGAATGCGCGCACTGAAAAAAGGCAAACTGATCTTCAATCGCGGTCTGCGTTCCGTTCCCTGCATTGTCCGCAACCTCTCGGAAACAGGTGCAAAACTCGAATTCGAGCAGGCTTACCTTCTGCCCCATGAGTTTGTCCTGCAGATCGATCTGGAGGACTTCGAAGTCACCTGTGAACGCCGTTGGGAAGACGGCTTGCGCTGCGGTGTCGAATTCACCAGTGAAAAGCGGTCGGTCGGAAAGCTGCGTGCGCAGATACTCAAATCGTCCGACGAAGCACTCAAGGAAGAGATCGACGAGCTGCGGGATTCACCCGACAACTATTTCTCGCGCAAGCGAGTTCTGGACGCCCAGAAACAGTCCGCCCACGAGCAACCGACCCGGACCGCCCGCCCCTCCGCCAGCAGCAAACCCGGCTTCGGCCGCCGGCGGTAG
- a CDS encoding PilZ domain-containing protein: MSNADPAPQQNAENEDADEFTPRERRARVYKKGKMVFQNGLRSIPCVVRNISDGGAMLEFDQAYILPKDFELYIDLEDYEVSCERRWEAGLNCGVMFTSERRHVAQQRRQALNPSDPVPQNGLEPLFGAFGKSAEPEDEEDAAADETAKEDNRPQPPAGGKPSFGRRR; encoded by the coding sequence ATGTCAAACGCCGATCCTGCACCGCAGCAAAACGCGGAAAATGAAGACGCAGACGAGTTCACGCCACGTGAGCGCCGAGCACGCGTATACAAGAAAGGCAAGATGGTCTTTCAAAACGGGCTGAGATCCATTCCGTGCGTCGTCCGGAACATATCCGACGGCGGCGCCATGCTGGAATTCGATCAGGCCTACATCCTGCCCAAGGATTTCGAACTCTACATCGATCTGGAAGACTACGAGGTTTCTTGTGAACGCCGTTGGGAAGCGGGCCTGAACTGCGGCGTCATGTTTACCAGCGAAAGACGCCACGTAGCGCAACAGCGCCGCCAGGCGCTGAATCCGTCCGATCCGGTTCCGCAGAACGGACTGGAGCCTCTTTTCGGCGCCTTCGGCAAAAGCGCTGAACCCGAAGACGAAGAAGATGCAGCGGCAGACGAGACCGCGAAAGAAGATAACCGGCCCCAGCCACCGGCGGGCGGCAAACCTTCCTTCGGCAGACGGCGCTGA
- the cysQ gene encoding 3'(2'),5'-bisphosphate nucleotidase CysQ, giving the protein MTEEQISLLSQLAVRAGEEILKIYAEPFEVENKLDGSPVTKADAAAEKIILDGLTEAFPDIPVVAEEAVEAGDLPAVGTRYFLVDPLDGTKEFLKKNGEFTVNIALVEDGVPVFGVVYAPALGEIYWGTLASAAASGSASAYKANVVQGSIQGAERITVRTPPNEGLSVLASRSHLSEETSALIDRLNVAERLSVGSSLKLCWVAAGKADLYPRLAPTMQWDIAAGDAVVRAAGGSVVLAECGSDFVYRVPPKATKDDLRNPHFIALSSTALLPEPAPAL; this is encoded by the coding sequence ATGACTGAAGAGCAGATATCCTTGCTGAGCCAGCTTGCTGTCCGTGCCGGTGAGGAGATCCTGAAGATCTATGCCGAGCCGTTCGAAGTTGAAAACAAGCTTGATGGTTCGCCTGTCACCAAGGCTGACGCAGCCGCTGAAAAGATCATTCTGGACGGTTTGACGGAGGCCTTTCCCGATATTCCCGTGGTTGCCGAGGAAGCCGTCGAGGCCGGGGACCTTCCAGCAGTCGGAACGCGTTATTTCCTGGTGGACCCGCTTGACGGTACCAAGGAGTTCTTGAAGAAGAACGGCGAATTTACTGTCAATATTGCTCTTGTGGAAGATGGGGTTCCCGTTTTTGGCGTCGTCTATGCGCCGGCCCTCGGTGAGATTTACTGGGGCACTCTCGCAAGCGCTGCCGCTTCCGGATCGGCAAGCGCCTACAAGGCGAATGTTGTGCAGGGCAGCATCCAGGGCGCCGAACGCATCACCGTCAGGACACCGCCGAATGAGGGCCTCAGCGTGCTCGCCAGCCGCTCTCATCTGTCAGAAGAAACATCTGCCCTCATTGACAGGCTCAATGTCGCAGAACGTCTTTCGGTGGGGTCTTCGCTGAAACTGTGCTGGGTAGCAGCCGGAAAGGCCGATCTCTATCCGCGTCTTGCCCCGACCATGCAGTGGGACATCGCAGCCGGGGACGCAGTTGTCCGCGCTGCGGGCGGTTCTGTTGTTCTGGCGGAATGCGGGTCGGACTTCGTCTATCGGGTCCCGCCCAAGGCAACCAAGGACGATCTGCGCAATCCGCATTTCATTGCCCTCAGCTCCACGGCGCTGCTGCCGGAGCCTGCGCCGGCTCTTTAG
- the cysD gene encoding sulfate adenylyltransferase subunit CysD has translation MNMQSHGITPERLSNLKRLEAESIHIIREVAAEFSNPVMLYSIGKDSGVMLHLAMKAFYPSKPPFPLLHVDTTWKFRDMIRFRDDTAKRLGLDLLVYTNPEGLEKNINPFDNGSSVHTHIMKTEALKQALDKYGFDAAFGGARRDEEKSRAKERVFSFRNASHGWDPKNQRPELWNLYNARVAKGESIRAFPLSNWTELDIWQYILTENIPMVPLYLAATRPVVERDGMLIMVDDDRMKLLPGEIIQEKKVRFRTLGCYPLTGAIESDADTLPAIVREMLIARTSERQGRLIDKDESASMEKKKREGYF, from the coding sequence ATGAATATGCAATCTCACGGGATCACGCCCGAGCGCCTCAGCAATTTGAAGCGGCTGGAAGCGGAAAGCATCCATATCATCAGGGAAGTGGCGGCAGAGTTCTCCAACCCGGTGATGCTCTATTCCATCGGCAAGGACTCCGGCGTCATGCTGCACCTTGCCATGAAGGCGTTTTATCCGTCCAAACCGCCGTTTCCGTTGCTTCATGTCGATACAACATGGAAATTCCGGGACATGATCCGGTTTCGCGACGATACGGCGAAGCGGCTGGGACTGGATCTTCTGGTTTACACCAATCCCGAGGGGTTGGAAAAGAACATCAATCCGTTCGACAACGGCTCGTCTGTTCATACGCACATCATGAAGACCGAGGCCCTCAAGCAGGCGCTCGACAAATACGGGTTCGACGCGGCTTTTGGAGGTGCGCGCCGCGATGAAGAAAAGTCCCGCGCCAAGGAACGTGTCTTTTCCTTCCGCAATGCCAGTCATGGCTGGGACCCCAAAAACCAGCGCCCGGAACTTTGGAACCTCTACAATGCCCGCGTCGCCAAGGGCGAAAGCATCCGGGCCTTTCCGCTCTCCAACTGGACCGAACTCGACATCTGGCAGTACATCCTGACGGAAAACATTCCGATGGTGCCGCTCTATCTGGCAGCCACGCGGCCGGTCGTGGAACGCGACGGTATGCTCATCATGGTCGACGATGACCGCATGAAGCTTTTGCCGGGCGAGATCATCCAGGAAAAGAAGGTCCGGTTCCGCACACTTGGCTGCTATCCCTTGACCGGCGCCATTGAATCGGATGCAGACACGCTTCCCGCCATCGTTCGCGAAATGCTGATTGCCCGCACGTCCGAGCGTCAGGGGCGTCTGATCGACAAGGACGAAAGCGCGTCCATGGAAAAGAAAAAGCGGGAAGGGTATTTCTAA
- the cysN gene encoding sulfate adenylyltransferase subunit CysN, translated as MTVDVKEAAETAVTDYILAQETKDQLRFLTCGSVDDGKSTLIGRLLYDTKLIFEDQLAALERDSRKHGTVGEDIDLALLVDGLEAEREQGITIDVAYRFFATDKRKFIVADTPGHEQYTRNMATGASTADLAVLLVDARNGLMVQTRRHAFIASLLGIRHVVLAVNKIDLAGYSEERFNEIRKEFEVFANGFDFETLQAIPMSARFGDNVTARGQNMDWYQGPTLLEHLEKVEVGEDALEAPFRFPVQWVNRPNLDFRGYSGTIASGRVATGDELVVAGPAKISKVKSIVGAGGEVPEARAGEAVTITLEDEIDISRGDLLSSTAHRPDVADQFAAHVIWMSDEPLLPGRPYLLKIGTRSVTATVSEIKHKINVNTFEHVAGKTLELNEIAFCNFALSSSVPFDPYEANRSTGSFILIDRMSNATVGAGMVWFALRRASNIHWQALDVDRTARSEKLGQKPAVLWFTGLSGSGKSTIASIVEKKLHIDGRHTYTLDGDNVRHGLNKDLGFTDVDRVENIRRVGEVAKLFTDAGLITLVSFISPFKSERRMARDLLGEGEFIEVFVDTPIDVCRQRDPKGLYAKADRGEIKNFTGIDSPYEAPENPELHIHNVNRDPEDIAEDVIAYLREHGFLNS; from the coding sequence ATGACTGTCGACGTTAAAGAAGCCGCTGAAACCGCTGTCACGGACTATATCCTCGCACAGGAAACCAAGGACCAGCTGCGCTTTCTTACCTGTGGCTCCGTGGATGACGGCAAATCGACCCTGATAGGCCGCCTACTTTACGACACCAAGCTGATCTTTGAAGACCAGTTGGCCGCGCTTGAACGCGATTCCAGGAAACACGGGACAGTGGGAGAAGATATCGATCTCGCCCTTCTGGTGGACGGCCTGGAGGCGGAGCGCGAGCAGGGCATCACGATCGATGTTGCCTACCGCTTCTTTGCCACGGACAAGCGCAAGTTCATCGTCGCCGACACGCCGGGTCACGAGCAATACACCCGCAACATGGCAACCGGCGCTTCCACGGCGGATCTTGCGGTCCTCTTGGTGGATGCACGCAACGGCCTCATGGTCCAGACACGCCGCCACGCCTTCATTGCCTCGCTCCTCGGCATTCGCCATGTGGTGCTTGCGGTCAACAAGATCGACCTCGCCGGTTATTCGGAGGAACGTTTCAACGAAATCCGCAAGGAATTCGAGGTCTTTGCCAACGGTTTTGACTTCGAGACACTCCAGGCGATCCCGATGTCCGCCCGTTTCGGTGACAACGTCACAGCCAGGGGCCAGAACATGGACTGGTACCAGGGCCCGACGCTGCTCGAGCATCTGGAAAAGGTCGAGGTCGGTGAAGATGCCCTGGAAGCGCCATTCCGCTTCCCGGTCCAGTGGGTCAATCGCCCCAACCTCGATTTTCGCGGATATTCCGGCACGATCGCAAGCGGTCGCGTGGCAACAGGCGACGAACTCGTGGTGGCCGGACCGGCCAAGATATCCAAGGTTAAGAGCATTGTCGGCGCGGGCGGCGAGGTTCCCGAAGCGCGTGCAGGCGAAGCGGTCACGATCACGCTGGAAGACGAAATCGACATCTCGCGCGGCGATCTTCTGTCATCGACTGCACATCGCCCTGACGTCGCCGACCAGTTTGCCGCACATGTGATCTGGATGAGTGACGAACCTCTGCTTCCGGGGCGCCCCTATCTCTTGAAGATTGGAACGCGCAGCGTGACGGCAACGGTTTCTGAAATCAAACACAAGATCAACGTCAACACGTTTGAGCACGTCGCGGGCAAGACGCTGGAGCTCAATGAGATAGCGTTCTGCAATTTTGCCCTGTCGTCCTCTGTTCCGTTCGATCCCTATGAGGCCAACAGGTCGACCGGATCGTTCATCCTGATCGACCGGATGTCCAATGCGACGGTTGGCGCGGGCATGGTCTGGTTCGCCCTCCGGCGCGCAAGCAACATCCATTGGCAGGCACTTGATGTCGACCGCACGGCACGCTCCGAAAAGCTCGGTCAGAAACCGGCGGTCCTCTGGTTCACCGGCCTTTCCGGATCCGGCAAGTCGACAATTGCCTCGATCGTGGAAAAGAAGCTCCATATCGACGGGCGGCACACCTACACGCTTGACGGCGACAACGTCCGCCACGGCCTGAACAAGGATCTCGGCTTTACAGATGTGGACCGTGTCGAGAACATCCGGCGGGTCGGCGAGGTTGCAAAGCTCTTTACCGATGCCGGTCTGATCACGCTGGTTTCGTTCATCTCGCCATTCAAGTCCGAGCGGAGGATGGCACGCGACCTGCTGGGTGAGGGAGAATTTATCGAGGTTTTTGTCGACACACCTATCGACGTCTGCCGCCAGCGCGATCCGAAGGGCCTTTACGCGAAGGCTGACCGGGGCGAAATCAAGAATTTCACCGGTATCGACAGCCCCTATGAAGCACCGGAAAACCCGGAACTTCATATTCACAACGTCAATCGCGATCCGGAGGACATTGCCGAGGACGTGATTGCGTATCTGCGCGAACATGGGTTCTTGAACTCGTAA
- a CDS encoding GDP-mannose 4,6-dehydratase, which produces MKTVLVTGAAGFIGYFLCTRLLKDGFRVIGLDAMTDYYDVRLKERRQQMLLQHEHYQAINDRVEASDLLMTLFRSEKPDFVIHLAAQAGVRYSIENPRSYLESNICGTFELLEAARACPPEHMLLASTSSAYGANDVMPYTETDKADHQVSFYAATKKATESMAHSYAHLYGLPITMFRFFTVYGPWARPDMAHHKFAKAILEGRPIDVYNYGDMKRDFTYVEDLVEGIRLLMDAVPVRLAEGEEVPEGDSLSPVAPWRIVNIGNSKSVQLTDFIDAIEEATGKKAERNLMPMQPGDVVATWANADLLKTLTGYTPKTSVREGIAKFVEWYRDYYRV; this is translated from the coding sequence ATGAAAACCGTTTTGGTAACCGGTGCAGCGGGCTTTATCGGATACTTTTTGTGCACGCGTCTGTTAAAGGACGGCTTCCGGGTCATCGGACTGGACGCCATGACGGACTACTACGACGTCCGGCTCAAGGAGCGCAGACAGCAGATGCTGCTGCAGCACGAGCACTACCAGGCGATCAACGACCGCGTCGAGGCATCCGATCTCCTGATGACCCTGTTTCGGAGCGAAAAGCCGGATTTCGTCATTCACCTGGCGGCGCAGGCAGGGGTTCGCTATTCGATCGAGAACCCGCGGTCTTACCTGGAAAGCAATATCTGCGGCACGTTCGAACTCCTGGAAGCGGCTCGCGCCTGTCCGCCCGAGCATATGCTGTTGGCATCGACGTCATCTGCATATGGCGCAAACGATGTGATGCCCTACACGGAGACCGACAAGGCCGATCACCAGGTGTCCTTCTATGCTGCGACCAAGAAGGCAACGGAATCGATGGCGCATTCCTATGCCCATCTCTATGGCCTGCCGATCACCATGTTCCGTTTCTTTACCGTTTATGGGCCCTGGGCCCGTCCGGACATGGCGCATCACAAGTTTGCCAAAGCCATCCTCGAGGGGAGGCCGATCGACGTCTACAATTACGGCGACATGAAGCGGGATTTCACCTATGTGGAGGATCTTGTTGAGGGTATTCGCCTGTTGATGGACGCGGTGCCGGTGCGGCTCGCTGAGGGCGAAGAAGTGCCGGAGGGCGACAGCCTCTCGCCGGTTGCGCCCTGGCGGATCGTCAACATCGGCAATTCGAAAAGCGTTCAGCTCACGGACTTCATTGATGCCATTGAAGAGGCAACCGGAAAGAAGGCTGAACGAAACCTGATGCCGATGCAGCCAGGAGACGTTGTAGCGACCTGGGCCAACGCGGATCTTTTGAAAACACTCACGGGATACACGCCGAAAACGAGCGTGCGCGAAGGGATCGCCAAGTTCGTGGAATGGTACCGGGACTACTACCGGGTGTAG
- a CDS encoding YbaK/EbsC family protein, with protein MSLSSVREHLSAAAPDLVIIETENSSATVELAAQAHRVLPGQIAKTLSLQVRDKIFLLVARGDARLDNKKTKAAFGAKARMLSREEAETMTGHPVGGVCPFGLAQPLPVYCDVSLKDFDIVIPAAGATNAAVRIAPDRMADITNAEWVDVCQSPGGNTP; from the coding sequence ATGAGCCTTTCCAGTGTTCGCGAGCATCTTTCGGCCGCTGCGCCGGATCTGGTCATCATCGAGACAGAGAACAGCAGTGCAACCGTGGAGCTGGCAGCACAGGCCCACCGTGTCCTACCCGGACAAATTGCAAAAACGCTTTCGCTTCAGGTACGTGACAAGATCTTTCTGCTTGTTGCCCGCGGGGATGCCCGCCTGGACAACAAAAAAACGAAGGCTGCGTTCGGTGCGAAGGCCAGGATGCTCAGCCGTGAGGAAGCCGAAACCATGACAGGTCATCCGGTTGGCGGCGTTTGCCCCTTCGGTCTGGCGCAGCCCCTGCCCGTTTACTGTGATGTATCGCTGAAGGATTTTGATATTGTGATCCCGGCAGCCGGTGCAACCAACGCCGCTGTCAGAATTGCCCCGGACCGAATGGCTGACATAACCAATGCCGAATGGGTGGATGTGTGCCAGTCACCAGGCGGAAACACGCCCTAG
- a CDS encoding FAD-dependent oxidoreductase, whose translation MPSTSAAPFDIAIAGAGIFGLSIARRAIQQGLRTVVLEAGHFGAGASGGLLGALMPHMPARWNPKKEFQFQALLSLEDHVRQLEADTGLSCGYTRCGRILPLTTQDKLDHHLERAEESKTRWRPEETGFSYVVEPAGSRSDWLDSAAAPYGIVYETLAARASPRLYLSALAAFVRREATLLEGVKVVGYDETLGRIALDGQSDLTARHLVLSGGFAAFDLIEQFVGERIGRGEKGQALLLDGAGLEDKPAIYCEGLYVVPHGNGTVAVGSTADRDFTDAAPSPARTAELIARAQSFCPSLEGREVLTEWAGIRPRCNRRDPVVGKLPGSDKVYAATGGYKISFGIAHLIADCLICDVTGEKPQHPLPQTFQPGHHFGDNLLRSDQ comes from the coding sequence ATGCCGTCCACCAGCGCCGCGCCATTTGACATTGCCATTGCGGGTGCCGGCATTTTCGGTCTTTCGATCGCCCGCCGGGCCATTCAGCAGGGCCTTCGAACCGTCGTTCTGGAAGCAGGGCATTTCGGCGCGGGCGCCAGCGGCGGTCTGCTCGGCGCCCTGATGCCGCATATGCCGGCGCGCTGGAACCCGAAGAAGGAATTTCAGTTCCAGGCGTTGCTCTCGCTGGAAGACCATGTGCGGCAACTTGAGGCGGACACGGGTTTAAGCTGCGGCTACACCCGCTGCGGGCGCATTCTGCCGCTGACGACGCAGGACAAGCTTGATCATCATCTAGAGCGCGCGGAAGAAAGCAAAACACGCTGGCGTCCGGAAGAAACAGGGTTTTCCTACGTTGTTGAACCTGCTGGCAGCCGGTCGGACTGGCTGGACTCGGCCGCAGCACCTTATGGCATTGTTTACGAAACCCTGGCGGCACGAGCCTCTCCTCGCCTCTACCTTTCTGCCCTGGCCGCCTTCGTGCGCCGCGAAGCGACTTTGCTGGAAGGGGTCAAAGTCGTTGGATACGACGAAACATTAGGCAGGATCGCACTTGACGGGCAGTCGGATCTGACCGCTCGACATCTCGTCCTTTCCGGCGGGTTCGCAGCCTTTGATCTAATCGAACAGTTTGTCGGGGAGCGGATCGGCCGCGGCGAAAAGGGTCAGGCCCTCCTGCTTGACGGCGCCGGACTGGAAGACAAGCCTGCCATTTATTGCGAAGGGCTCTATGTGGTTCCCCACGGCAACGGCACCGTGGCAGTCGGCAGCACCGCGGACCGTGACTTTACAGACGCCGCCCCGTCCCCCGCCAGAACCGCTGAACTGATTGCCCGCGCCCAGTCCTTTTGCCCCTCGCTGGAAGGACGTGAGGTTCTGACCGAATGGGCCGGGATCCGTCCGAGATGCAATCGCCGCGATCCCGTTGTCGGCAAGCTGCCGGGCTCCGACAAGGTGTATGCGGCGACAGGAGGCTACAAGATTTCATTCGGCATTGCGCATTTGATTGCCGATTGCCTGATCTGCGACGTGACAGGCGAAAAACCGCAGCATCCCTTGCCCCAAACGTTTCAGCCGGGTCATCACTTCGGCGACAACCTGTTGAGAAGCGATCAATAA